From the Excalfactoria chinensis isolate bCotChi1 chromosome 1, bCotChi1.hap2, whole genome shotgun sequence genome, one window contains:
- the CHRDL2 gene encoding chordin-like protein 2, which produces MASSNLAGTSSTSFMLLLPYLINFSSLCPETRVKPTDEIITERCGKTPNHVLVYMFVPPSSENSKEILRTVAIEKELAEEVEIYNWKLIKGIFHLIQTKKISKQEFKQEAQNFRLIARTNEGHWNIFQAQTSELRMTESPEKETKNL; this is translated from the exons ATGGCCTCTTCCAACCTCGCAGGAacctcctccacctccttcaTGTTGCTCTTACCCTATTTAAtaaacttttcttctctgtgcccAGAAACCAGAGTCAAACCCACGGATGAAATCATCACTGAGAGATGTGGCAAGACCCCCAACCACGTCCTGGTGTACATGTTTGTGCCACCGAGCTCCGAGAACTCCAAGGAGATCCTGAGGACAGTCGCTATCGAGAAGGAGTTGGCGGAAGAGGTGGAAATCTATAACTGGAAGCTGATTAAAG GGATATTTCACTTGATCCAAACCAAGAAGATCAGCAAACAGGAATTCAAGCAAGAAGCGCAGAACTTCAGGCTGATCGCCAGGACGAACGAAG GTCACTGGAACATCTTCCAAGCCCAGACATCAGAGCTGAGGATGACAGAGAgtccagagaaagaaacaaagaacttgtaa